In Coccidioides posadasii str. Silveira chromosome 4, complete sequence, one genomic interval encodes:
- a CDS encoding uncharacterized protein (EggNog:ENOG410PHTV~COG:O~MEROPS:MER0323972~BUSCO:4665at33183), with protein MDVTLYIYDLSNGLARNLSLQITGTQIDAIYHTSLVFAGVEYYFGRGIQQAAPGSTHHGQPIETLLLGRSELPMEVINEYMDSLARTYTEDSYDLFLRNCNNFTHDLAMFLVGKGIPEYIRNLPETFLDSPFGQMMKPYIDNMLRGPAQGPPPQPGQPMTPSTPQALVPSPSGRVHNVTTLNELKNLLLQAQNSCAVIFFTSSTCPPCKLVYPAYDQLAEEVGNKATLIKVDINYAYEISSTYNVRATPTFMTFLKGQKDDEWSGADEGRLRSNVRLLVQMAWPPHPHTNMKLPSLQRMIDSYICYRKVPPLDKLVQKVGPAANDPILAELVTFLKQESKPNSAKPPIPNLSSLAAFVQTKFPRLPSEIQFAVVDLVRTAFIDPRVSGFFAEEKDHKTLLTLLDRAKDPSNCPYNHQLVMQQLMCNLFTSQLYPDQLLSHDALHDTCINFATACLLDSHGNLRVAAASFIYNLAALNHNERLQDHPDKLTESTQVELVASLLEAIRKESESSDNLRGLLLSLGLLVYCAPMDGDILELCRAMDAGNIVLDKSNVEAFSGEKLIKEIGSQILEEGLM; from the exons ATGGACGTGACCTTATACATCTACGACCTGTCAAAT GGGCTTGCTCGAAAT CTCTCTCTACAAATAACTGGAACACAGATAGACGCAATATACCATACCTCGCTTGTTTTCGCTGGAGTAGAATATTACTTCGGTCGGGGAATTCAGCAAGCCGCCCCTGGATCGACGCATCATGGCCAACCAATCGAGACCCTTCTCCTCGGGAGGTCAGAACTTCCGATGGAGGTGATTAATGAGTATATGGATTCCCTAGCAAGGACCTATACAGAAGAC TCCTATGACTTATTTCTGCGAAACTGCAACAACTTTACACATGATTTGGCCATGTTCTTGGTTGGCAAAGGCATTCCAGAGTATATCAGAAATCTACCAGAAACATTTTTGGATTCGCCTTTCGGGCAGATGATGAAGCCATACATTGACAATATGCTCCGAGGCCCAGCACAAGGACCTCCACCTCAGCCCGGCCAACCAATGACCCCATCAACACCACAAGCACTTGTTCCGTCTCCGAGTGGGCGAGTTCATAACGTTACAACTCTCAACGAGCTTAAGAATTTACTCTTGCAAGCGCAAAACTCGTGTGCCGTGATATTTTTTACATCGTCAACTTGCCCCCCTTGCAAGCTTGTGTATCCGGCATATGATCAACTCGCTGAAGAGGTTGGCAACAAAGCCACATTGATCAAAGTGGACATAAATTATGCTTATGAGATTTCATCAACGTATAATGTTCGGGCTACGCCCACTTTCATGACGTTTTTAAAGGGACAAAAGGATGATGAATGGAGCGGCGCCGACGAGGGTAGACTTCGCAGTAATGTTCGCCTATTGGTTCAGATGGCCTGGCCACCGCATCCTCATACGAACATGAAGCTCCCCAGCTTACAGAGAATGATTGATTCATATATTTGCTATAGGAAAGTTCCACCTTTGGATAAGCTCGTTCAAAAAGTTGGGCCTGCGGCCAACGATCCCATCTTGGCAGAATTGGTTACTTTCCTTAAGCAAGAAAGCAAACCAAACTCTGCAAAACCGCCCATCCCAAACTTGTCATCCCTCGCAGCTTTTGTCCAGACAAAATTCCCCCGACTGCCTTCGGAGATCCAGTTCGCCGTGGTCGACCTGGTGCGAACCGCCTTCATCGATCCAAGAGTGAGCGGGTTCTTCGCCGAAGAGAAAGACCACAAGACTCTCTTGACCCTGCTGGATCGTGCCAAAGACCCATCAAATTGCCCTTACAATCATCAACTGGTCATGCAACAACTAATGTGCAACCTTTTCACCTCCCAGCTTTACCCTGACCAACTATTATCCCACGACGCCCTCCATGACACCTGCATAAATTTTGCAACTGCTTGCTTACTCGATTCGCACGGAAATCTTCGTGTGGCAGCGGCTTCGTTCATTTACAACCTCGCTGCTCTAAACCATAATGAGAGGCTACAGGATCACCCGGATAAGCTAACGGAGAGCACTCAGGTAGAACTTGTTGCATCGCTGCTTGAGGCTATCCGCAAGGAATCAGAGAGCTCTGACAATTTACGTGGCTTGCTTTTGTCGTTGGGTCTCCTGGTATATTGTGCGCCCATGGATGGGGATATCTTAGAGCTATGTCGAGCGATGGATGCTGGAAACATTGTGCTAGACAAGTCAAATGTCGAGGCGTTTTCGGGAGAGAAACTTATCAAAGAGATTGGGAGTCAAATCTTAGAGGAGGGATTGATGTAA